A single genomic interval of Labeo rohita strain BAU-BD-2019 chromosome 13, IGBB_LRoh.1.0, whole genome shotgun sequence harbors:
- the tspan15 gene encoding tetraspanin-15, which translates to MSNEVRYCDRCSYLFLKFSLIIYATIFWLIGGLILAIGIYAEVERQQYKTLEGVFLAPAIILIVLGVIMFIVSFIGVLASLRDNLCLLKVFLYMLALCLILELASGIVALIFRRQTEDLLNKNIRKGIVNYYDDLDFKNIMDFVQKTFKCCGGTDFTDWKVNMYHNCSAPGPLACAVPYTCCISKPSEVVNTMCGYKVLEKERLENVEQIYTRGCTNAVFIWFMDNYKIMAGFLMGILVPQFFGVVFTWLYITRVEDAIEEYGHYMDGLLDGGPRKAKKQSKWAKCCKCMPLFD; encoded by the exons CTGATAGGGGGCCTTATTTTAGCCATTGGCATTTATGCGGAGGTGGAGAGGCAACAGTACAAAACGCTGGAAGGAGTATTCCTGGCTCCTGCCATTATCCTCATTGTGCTCGGTGTGATCATGTTCATCGTCTCCTTCATCGGGGTTCTGGCATCTCTCAGAGACAACTTGTGCCTTCTCAAAGTG TTTCTTTACATGCTGGCTCTCTGTCTTATTTTGGAGCTCGCCAGTGGGATTGTTGCTTTGATCTTTAGGAGACAG ACAGAGGACCTTCTCAACAAAAACATTCGTAAAGGGATAGTGAATTACTATGATGACCttgatttcaaaaacatcatGGACTTTGTTCAGAAAACG ttCAAATGCTGTGGGGGAACCGACTTCACGGACTGGAAAGTGAACATGTATCATAACTGCTCTGCTCCTGGTCCGCTAGCATGTGCAGTGCCTTACACCTGTTGTATAAGCAAG CCTTCTGAAGTTGTTAATACGATGTGTGGATACAAGGTCCTGGAGAAAGAG AGGCTAGAAAATGTAGAACAGATCTACACCCGTGGTTGCACGAACGCCGTCTTCATTTGGTTCATGGACAACTATAAAATCATGGCTGGATTTCTTATGGGCATCTTAGTTCCTCAG TTTTTTGGTGTGGTCTTTACCTGGCTTTATATCACCCGTGTGGAAGATGCCATCGAAGAGTATGGACACTATATGGATGGTCTGCTGGACGGCGGACCCCGGAAAGCCAAGAAACAAAGCAAGTGGGCCAAATGCTGCAAATGCATGCCTTTGTTTGACTGA